Proteins encoded in a region of the Psychromicrobium lacuslunae genome:
- the xylB gene encoding xylulokinase produces the protein MKRVVGVDSSTQSTKVVVVSAETGELLAAGSAAHPDGTAVDPRVWTSALQEAWAAGRVTDFGSSVLAASVAAQQHGMVALDHGNHPVFDALLWNDTRSAPEAERMVAELGAAEWAKRTGLVPVPSFTLTKLAWLSRQHPELAAQVARVCLPHDWLNLQLAGTFSTDRSDASGTGYFDPVGNTYLPELMQRYFGAVPELPTVLAPEQQAGRLLDEWGLPNAVLAAGAGDNAAAALGLGLAEGEVVLSVGTSGTVFSSSGTPTHDASGQIAGFADATGQYLPLLAMLNSARTLSATATMLQVDLAELDRLALAAPVDADGLLLLPYLDGERTPNLPTASGTLLGLRRSTMTPENLARAAVLAVLNSLADAVDLIKAAGVPVQRVLLIGGGSKSVALRQAAASVLGVDIEIPAAAEYVALGAARQAAWAATGELPQWKRRIEQRFAPEQSDWGAELRGRYQESRKAVYGV, from the coding sequence ATGAAGCGGGTAGTGGGAGTTGATTCTTCAACCCAATCCACCAAGGTTGTGGTGGTTTCCGCTGAGACCGGCGAGTTGCTTGCTGCCGGCTCCGCCGCGCACCCCGACGGTACCGCCGTCGATCCGCGGGTCTGGACCTCGGCCCTGCAAGAGGCTTGGGCGGCGGGCCGGGTGACAGATTTCGGCAGCTCGGTGCTGGCGGCCTCGGTGGCCGCACAGCAACACGGCATGGTGGCGCTGGATCACGGCAATCATCCGGTTTTTGACGCATTGCTCTGGAACGATACCCGGAGTGCGCCCGAAGCAGAGCGGATGGTGGCGGAGCTCGGTGCAGCCGAGTGGGCAAAACGCACCGGTCTGGTTCCGGTACCCTCCTTCACACTGACCAAATTAGCCTGGCTCTCTCGCCAGCACCCCGAACTGGCAGCTCAGGTGGCACGAGTTTGCTTACCCCACGACTGGTTGAACCTGCAATTGGCTGGCACTTTCAGCACCGACCGCAGCGATGCCTCCGGAACCGGTTATTTCGATCCGGTCGGCAACACTTATCTACCGGAGCTAATGCAGCGATACTTTGGCGCGGTTCCTGAACTTCCCACTGTGCTGGCGCCCGAGCAACAGGCTGGTCGGCTATTAGATGAATGGGGACTGCCGAACGCTGTATTGGCCGCTGGGGCGGGCGATAACGCGGCGGCAGCGCTCGGCTTAGGCCTAGCCGAAGGGGAAGTGGTGCTTTCGGTGGGCACCTCCGGCACTGTTTTCAGCTCCTCGGGAACACCGACTCACGACGCCAGCGGTCAGATCGCGGGTTTTGCTGATGCCACCGGTCAATATCTTCCGCTGCTTGCCATGCTGAACTCAGCGCGTACCTTGAGCGCCACCGCGACTATGCTGCAGGTCGACCTAGCAGAGCTGGACCGCCTGGCTTTGGCCGCACCGGTCGACGCCGATGGTTTGCTGTTACTGCCCTATTTGGACGGCGAACGTACGCCGAACCTGCCGACCGCCAGCGGGACCCTGCTTGGTTTACGCCGTTCGACGATGACGCCGGAGAATCTGGCCCGGGCCGCAGTGTTGGCGGTGCTGAACTCACTGGCAGACGCGGTCGACCTGATCAAGGCTGCCGGAGTTCCGGTGCAGCGGGTGCTTTTGATCGGTGGCGGCTCGAAATCCGTGGCATTGCGACAGGCCGCGGCTTCTGTGCTGGGAGTTGACATTGAGATTCCGGCTGCCGCGGAGTATGTCGCACTCGGGGCGGCACGGCAGGCAGCCTGGGCAGCGACCGGCGAGCTGCCGCAGTGGAAGCGACGGATCGAGCAGCGATTTGCACCCGAGCAGAGTGATTGGGGTGCCGAGTTGCGCGGCCGATACCAGGAATCGCGGAAGGCGGTTTACGGAGTCTGA
- a CDS encoding sugar-binding transcriptional regulator: MTVSASDHEGLLALIGKDYYLDNLSKVQIAERYGISRFQVARLLDEARAEGIVKIEVRFPGSPELVDQHALAEKLGVKKLVLTRSLSDELQQRDLLAQAVANELMKSTKSGMTVGVSWSRTLDMAARHVTELPRCEVVQLAGALPGSGNSNPLELVQRLGRVSNGTVWPLWAPLVVDSARTANGLRQQPEISSALTKADSLDLAAVAIGSWGPALSTVWDRVDNVVRHSALKAGAVAECSGRLLAADGRPVRSELDSRVLAVSVEQLQRTPTVIAVAQGAARATAVYAAIAAGIVSTLVIDESLAAELLKKLAA, translated from the coding sequence ATGACAGTAAGTGCATCTGATCACGAGGGCTTGCTCGCCCTGATCGGCAAGGACTATTACCTGGACAACCTGTCCAAGGTGCAGATTGCCGAGCGCTATGGAATCTCCCGTTTTCAAGTGGCGCGGTTATTGGACGAAGCGCGTGCGGAGGGGATCGTCAAAATAGAGGTCCGATTCCCAGGCAGTCCGGAACTGGTTGATCAGCACGCGCTTGCCGAGAAACTCGGGGTGAAGAAGCTAGTGCTGACTCGCTCGCTCAGTGATGAGCTGCAGCAGCGAGACTTGCTAGCGCAGGCAGTGGCCAATGAGCTGATGAAGTCCACCAAGTCAGGTATGACGGTAGGGGTTTCCTGGTCTCGTACTCTCGACATGGCGGCTCGGCATGTTACTGAACTGCCGCGTTGCGAGGTGGTGCAGCTCGCCGGCGCGCTGCCCGGTTCCGGCAATTCAAACCCCCTCGAACTGGTGCAGCGTTTAGGCCGGGTTTCGAACGGCACGGTGTGGCCGCTTTGGGCACCGTTAGTGGTGGATAGTGCGAGGACGGCGAACGGGCTGCGACAGCAACCGGAGATCTCTAGCGCGCTGACTAAAGCTGATTCGCTTGATCTGGCCGCGGTGGCTATTGGTTCCTGGGGGCCAGCGCTCTCCACGGTCTGGGACCGTGTCGATAATGTGGTGCGGCATAGCGCCCTCAAGGCCGGTGCGGTGGCCGAATGTTCGGGCCGTCTGCTCGCCGCTGACGGTCGCCCGGTGCGCTCGGAGCTCGACTCGCGGGTGCTCGCGGTGAGCGTCGAGCAGTTGCAACGAACGCCTACCGTGATCGCGGTGGCTCAGGGCGCCGCTCGAGCGACAGCGGTCTATGCCGCTATCGCTGCGGGTATCGTGAGCACCCTGGTGATCGATGAGTCCTTAGCCGCTGAGCTGCTGAAGAAGTTAGCCGCATGA
- a CDS encoding NADPH-dependent FMN reductase, translating to MTTSPLKLPVISTSLDPQSRSRRLADLAAQQFRQLGHHSELIDLSELKLGFFDNHEIFTSQQYQTLHEVVSSADAIAIAAPVYNWSLGASAKNFIEATGATDSDRKAAWFDKVVTFLCAGGLPHSYMAFTELAASMMLDFKCVINPYMVYTTERDWQESGDLTPERAARLAKTSVVHAELAERLSSRSYSSDWEI from the coding sequence ATGACAACCTCTCCGCTCAAGCTACCCGTTATCTCCACCAGCCTGGACCCGCAAAGCCGGAGCCGCCGGCTGGCGGATCTCGCCGCACAACAATTTCGCCAACTGGGTCATCACTCCGAGCTCATCGATCTCTCCGAGCTGAAGCTCGGCTTCTTCGACAATCACGAAATCTTCACCAGTCAGCAATACCAAACGCTGCACGAGGTGGTCAGCAGCGCGGACGCTATCGCTATTGCGGCCCCGGTTTATAACTGGTCGCTCGGAGCCAGCGCCAAGAATTTCATTGAAGCGACCGGAGCGACCGATTCCGACCGGAAGGCAGCCTGGTTCGATAAAGTGGTGACTTTTCTCTGCGCGGGCGGACTGCCGCACAGCTATATGGCCTTCACTGAACTAGCCGCTTCAATGATGCTCGACTTCAAATGCGTGATAAACCCCTACATGGTTTACACCACCGAGCGAGATTGGCAAGAGTCCGGCGATCTTACGCCCGAGCGCGCTGCCCGATTGGCTAAAACTTCGGTGGTACATGCCGAATTGGCGGAGCGACTTAGCTCCCGCAGCTACTCCTCGGACTGGGAGATCTAG